Genomic window (Dictyoglomus thermophilum H-6-12):
ATTCTATTTTGTTTCAATATCGATAGACAAATTTGAAGGATAAGCTATTACTCCTACAGTTCCTGGTCCTGCATGTACGCTTAGGGCTGCACTTAGTTTATTTACTATTATGTTTTTTATTTCAAATACTTTTGAGATCTCTTCTTTAAGCTTTTTCACTTCTTCTTCAGCACTTGCGTGTAAGAATCCGATATTTAGAAATTTCTTATCTTTAAAAAAGTTATTCATATGGGAGACTATCTTCTGGTAGGCTTTTACTCTTCCTATAGCTTTGTCAAGAGCAACTAAAACCCCATCATGATCTACAGATATTATAGGATTTATTTTTAGCATCTCTGCGAGTAGATATTTAGCCTTTCCTATTCTTCCTCCTGCTGCAAGAAATTTTAGAGTATCATTTGTAAAGGCATGGAATAAATTACTCCTTACCTCATTGATATGTTCTATTGTTTTTTTTAGATCCCATCCTTTAAGAGAAGCTTTTGCAGCTTCTATCACCATAAAACCAGTCCCTAAGGATACACTCTTGGAATCTAAAACTTCTATTTCAGCCTCGGGCTCTTCCTCCTTAATGATTTGTTTTGCTGTATTTGCAGATTGGAAAGCTCCACTTCCCCATGAGGTCATATGGATGCTTAAAACTCTTTTCCCTTCCTCTAATATTTTTTTGAAAGTTTCATAGTATTCTCCAACTCCAGGACAGGCTGTTTTAGGTAATTTGCTTAAATCTTCTGTCTTTTCTAGATAGCTCCAAACTTCCTCTGGAGTTATTTCTATACTTTCTTTAAAGGATCTTCCCTCTAAGTGTATATAGTAGGGAATAACTTCTATACCTAAAGCCTTGCTGATTTCTTCTGGTATATCGGCAGTACTGTCGGTTACTACTTTAAATTTTAAGTCCTTTTCCATTTTTAGATCCTCCTAAGAAAATAGCATTTTAAAAAACAATTTATTATAAAACATGTTCTTAAGAGAATAAAGTATATTTTGAAAGTATGAAAGTTTCACTTTTATTTTTGTGCGAGTTTAGATATAATTAAAGCTAGAAATAAAAACGTTTTTCTAAAGGAGGTAAAGGAATGGAAGAGAAAGAATTATCAAAAAAAGTTAAGGATTTGATTGCTAAGATGACCCTTGAAGAGAAGATTGCTCAATTACAAGCTGTTTATGGTAAGGATTTAGTAGATGAGAATGGTAATTTTTCAGAGGAAAAGGCTGAAAAGCTTTTGAAGAATGGTATTGGGCAGATTTCAAGGGTGGCTGGAGAAAGAGGAGTAAGTCCTGAGAAGGCAGTCGAGCTTGCCAACAAAATTCAAAAATTTTTGAAAGAAAAAACAAGACTTGGAATTCCAGCAATAATTCACGAAGAATGTTTAAGTGGATTTATGGCTCAAGGAGCAACAGTATTTCCTCAGGCTATTGGTATGGCAAGTACTTTTGAACCTGAACTTATAAGAAGGGTAAGCGATGTTATAAGACAACATATGAAGGCAGCTAATGTTCATCAGGGTCTCTCTCCTGTTCTTGATATCCCAAGAGATCCAAGATGGGGTAGGACAGAGGAAACTTTTGGGGAAGATCCTTATCTTGTATCAAGAATGGCTACGGAATATGTAAAAGGACTTCAGGGAGAGGATTGGAGAGAGGGAATTGTAGCTACAGTTAAACATTTTACAGCTTATGGTATTTCTGAGGGAGCGAGAAATTTAGGACCTGCAAAAGTTGGAGAGAGAGAACTTAGAGAAGTTTTCCTATTTCCTTTTGAGGTAGCAATAAAAGAAGGACAAGCAGGATCCTTAATGAACGCATATCATGAGATAGATGGAGTGCCCTGCGCTTCTTCAAAGTTTTTGTTAACAAAGATTTTAAGATGGGAATGGGGTTTTAAGGGTTATGTAGTATCTGACTATATAGCTGTAAGAATGCTTGAAAACTTCCATAAAGTAGCAAGAGATGCAAAGGAGGCAGCAGTACTTGCTTTGGAAGCTGGAATTGATATTGAACTTCCAAGTGTAGATTGCTATGGCGAGCCGTTGATTCAAGCAGTAAAAGAAGGTTTGATATCTGAAGAAGTTATAAATGCTTCTGTTGAGAGAGTTTTAAGAGCAAAATTTATGCTTGGCTTGTTTGATGATAATTTAGAAAAGGATCCTAAGAAAGTATATGAGGTTTTTGATAAACCGGAATTTAGAGATTTGTCAAGAGAAGTTGCAAGGAGATCAATAGTACTTCTTAAGAATGATGGGACATTACCACTTTCCAAAAATCTTAAGAAGGTTGCAGTGATCGGCCCTAATGCAGATAATCCTCGTAATCTACATGGAGACTATAGTTACACAGCT
Coding sequences:
- a CDS encoding glycoside hydrolase family 3 N-terminal domain-containing protein, with product MEEKELSKKVKDLIAKMTLEEKIAQLQAVYGKDLVDENGNFSEEKAEKLLKNGIGQISRVAGERGVSPEKAVELANKIQKFLKEKTRLGIPAIIHEECLSGFMAQGATVFPQAIGMASTFEPELIRRVSDVIRQHMKAANVHQGLSPVLDIPRDPRWGRTEETFGEDPYLVSRMATEYVKGLQGEDWREGIVATVKHFTAYGISEGARNLGPAKVGERELREVFLFPFEVAIKEGQAGSLMNAYHEIDGVPCASSKFLLTKILRWEWGFKGYVVSDYIAVRMLENFHKVARDAKEAAVLALEAGIDIELPSVDCYGEPLIQAVKEGLISEEVINASVERVLRAKFMLGLFDDNLEKDPKKVYEVFDKPEFRDLSREVARRSIVLLKNDGTLPLSKNLKKVAVIGPNADNPRNLHGDYSYTAHIPSIAEGLEGVKVEEKCVVRTVSILEGIRNKVSPETEVLYAKGCDIISDSKDGFAEAIEMAKEADVIIAVMGEESGLFHRGISGEGNDRTTLELFGVQRDLLKELHKLGKPIVLVLINGRPQALKWEHENLNAILEAWYPGEEGGNAVADVIFGDYNPSGKLPISFPAVTGQIPVYYNRKPSAFSDYIDESAKPLYPFGHGLSYTTFEYSDLKISPEKVNSLEKVEISFTIKNTGNRDGEEVVQLYIHDQVASLERPVKELKGFKKIYLKPGESKRVTFTLYPEQLAFYDEFMRFIVEKGVFEVMIGSSSEDIRLMGTFEVLETKVITEKRKFASDVKVE
- a CDS encoding DegV family protein, with the protein product MEKDLKFKVVTDSTADIPEEISKALGIEVIPYYIHLEGRSFKESIEITPEEVWSYLEKTEDLSKLPKTACPGVGEYYETFKKILEEGKRVLSIHMTSWGSGAFQSANTAKQIIKEEEPEAEIEVLDSKSVSLGTGFMVIEAAKASLKGWDLKKTIEHINEVRSNLFHAFTNDTLKFLAAGGRIGKAKYLLAEMLKINPIISVDHDGVLVALDKAIGRVKAYQKIVSHMNNFFKDKKFLNIGFLHASAEEEVKKLKEEISKVFEIKNIIVNKLSAALSVHAGPGTVGVIAYPSNLSIDIETK